A genomic region of Castor canadensis chromosome 16, mCasCan1.hap1v2, whole genome shotgun sequence contains the following coding sequences:
- the Lsr gene encoding lipolysis-stimulated lipoprotein receptor isoform X2: MAAMAPAACANSWGPGFHPATLVFVWLLLSTCCIAPASTIQVTVSDPYHVVILFQPVTLPCTYQMTSTLTAPIVIWKYKSFCRDRIADAFSPASVDNQINAQLAAGNPGYNPYVECQDSVRTVRVVATKQGNAVTLGDYYQGRRITITGNADLTFEQTAWGDSGVYYCSVVSAQDLQGNNEAYAELIVLGRTSEVTELLPDFQAGPMEDWLFVVVVCLAGFLVFLLLGICWCQCCPHTCCCYVRCPCCPDKCCCPEALYAAGKAATSGVPSIYAHSTYAHLSPAKTPPPPPALIPMGPVYNGYPGDFDRNSSVANSSQVPLLRDTDSSVTSVRSGYRIQASQQDDSMRVLYYMEKELANFDPSRPGPPNGRVERAMSEVTSLHEDDWRSKPSRGPALTPIRDEEWGRHSPRSPRRWEQESPTEQPGSGWGAGRPRARSVDALDDLTRPGSAESGRRSPPSSGRRGRAYAPPRSRSRDDLYDPDDSRDFPHSRDPHYSDSRSRDRPHADPRSRYHRSRDPREDGSRFGDPQYDGRLLEEALKKRGPGERRRPYREEEEEEEEEAYYPPAPPPYSETDSQASRERRLKKNLALSRESLVV; the protein is encoded by the exons ATGGCCGCGATGGCGCCGGCGGCCTGTGCAAATTCCTGGGGGCCCGGCTTCCACCCGGCGACGCTTGTCTTCGTGTGGCTCCTTCTCAGCACCTGTTGCATAG CTCCTGCCAGCACCATCCAGGTGACCGTGTCAGACCCCTACCATGTGGTGATTCTGTTCCAGCCTGTGACCTTGCCCTGCACCTACCAGATGACTTCCACCCTCACGGCACCCATTGTAATCTGGAAGTACAAGTCTTTCTGCCGGGATCGCATCGCCGATGCCTTCTCCCCAGCCAGTGTGGACAACCAGATCAATGCCCAGCTGGCAGCTGGCAACCCTGGCTACAACCCCTATGTAGAGTGCCAGGACAGTGTGCGCACCGTAAGGGTGGTGGCCACCAAGCAGGGCAATGCTGTGACCCTGGGAGACTACTATCAGGGCCGGAGGATCACAATCACAGGAA ATGCTGACCTGACCTTTGAGCAGACTGCCTGGGGGGACAGTGGTGTATATTACTGCTCCGTGGTCTCGGCCCAGGACCTCCAGGGGAACAACGAGGCCTATGCAGAGCTCATCGTCCTTG GCAGGACCTCAGAGGTGACTGAGCTCTTACCTGATTTTCAGGCGGGGCCCATGGAAG ACTGGCTCTTCGTGGTCGTGGTATGCTTGGCTGGCTTCCTCGTCTTCCTCCTCCTGGGCATCTGCTGGTGTCAGTGTTGTCCCCACACCTGCTGCTGCTACGTCAGGTGCCCCTGCTGTCCAGACAAGTGCTGCTGCCCCGAGGCCT TGTACGCCGCTGGCAAAGCAGCCACCTCAGGTGTCCCAAGTATCTATGCCCACAGCACCTATGCCCACCTCTCCCCTGCCAAGACTCCGCCCCCACCACCAGCCCTGATTCCCATGGGCCCTGTCTACAATGGGTACCCTGGAGACTTCGACAGGAACAGCTCAG TTGCCAACAGCTCCCAGGTACCCCTGCTTCGTGACACAGACAGCAGTGTGACCTCTG TCCGTAGCGGCTACAGGATTCAGGCCAGCCAACAAGATGACTCCATGCGGGTCCTGTACTACATGGAGAAGGAACTTGCTAACTTTGACCCCTCTCGACCTGGGCCCCCCAATGGCCGCGTGGAGCGGG CCATGAGTGAAGTCACCTCCCTCCATGAGGACGACTGGCGATCCAAGCCTTCCAGAGGTCCTGCCCTCACCCCAATCCGGGATGAGGAGTGGGGTCGCCACTCCCCCCGGAGCCCTAGGAGATGGGAACAGGAGTCCCCCACAGAGCAGCCAGGGAGTGGCTGGGGTGCCGGGAGGCCCCGGGCCCGCTCTGTGGATGCTCTGGATGACCTCACCCGGCCGGGCTCTGCAGAGTCGGGGAGGAGGTCTCCCCCGAGTAGTGGGAGGAGAGGACGGGCCTATGCACCCCCCAGAAGCCGCAGCCGTGATGACCTCTATGACCCAGACGACTCAAGGGACTTTCCACACTCTAGAGATCCCCACTACAGTGATTCCAGGTCTAGGGACCGTCCTCATGCTGACCCCAGATCACGCTACCACCGATCCCGGGACCCTCGAGAGGATGGCTCCAGGTTTGGGGACCCCCAATATGATGGGCGGCTACTAGAAGAGGCCTTGAAGAAAAGGGGGCCCGGGGAGAGGAGGAGACCTtacagggaggaagaggaggaggaggaggaggaggcctaCTACCCTCCCGCGCCTCCCCCCTACTCCGAGACTGACTCCCAGGCCTCCAGGGAGCGGAGGCTTAAGAAG AACTTGGCCCTGAGTCGGGAAAGTTTAGTCGTCTGA
- the Lsr gene encoding lipolysis-stimulated lipoprotein receptor isoform X3: MAAMAPAACANSWGPGFHPATLVFVWLLLSTCCIAPASTIQVTVSDPYHVVILFQPVTLPCTYQMTSTLTAPIVIWKYKSFCRDRIADAFSPASVDNQINAQLAAGNPGYNPYVECQDSVRTVRVVATKQGNAVTLGDYYQGRRITITGNADLTFEQTAWGDSGVYYCSVVSAQDLQGNNEAYAELIVLDWLFVVVVCLAGFLVFLLLGICWCQCCPHTCCCYVRCPCCPDKCCCPEALYAAGKAATSGVPSIYAHSTYAHLSPAKTPPPPPALIPMGPVYNGYPGDFDRNSSVANSSQVPLLRDTDSSVTSEVRSGYRIQASQQDDSMRVLYYMEKELANFDPSRPGPPNGRVERAMSEVTSLHEDDWRSKPSRGPALTPIRDEEWGRHSPRSPRRWEQESPTEQPGSGWGAGRPRARSVDALDDLTRPGSAESGRRSPPSSGRRGRAYAPPRSRSRDDLYDPDDSRDFPHSRDPHYSDSRSRDRPHADPRSRYHRSRDPREDGSRFGDPQYDGRLLEEALKKRGPGERRRPYREEEEEEEEEAYYPPAPPPYSETDSQASRERRLKKNLALSRESLVV, from the exons ATGGCCGCGATGGCGCCGGCGGCCTGTGCAAATTCCTGGGGGCCCGGCTTCCACCCGGCGACGCTTGTCTTCGTGTGGCTCCTTCTCAGCACCTGTTGCATAG CTCCTGCCAGCACCATCCAGGTGACCGTGTCAGACCCCTACCATGTGGTGATTCTGTTCCAGCCTGTGACCTTGCCCTGCACCTACCAGATGACTTCCACCCTCACGGCACCCATTGTAATCTGGAAGTACAAGTCTTTCTGCCGGGATCGCATCGCCGATGCCTTCTCCCCAGCCAGTGTGGACAACCAGATCAATGCCCAGCTGGCAGCTGGCAACCCTGGCTACAACCCCTATGTAGAGTGCCAGGACAGTGTGCGCACCGTAAGGGTGGTGGCCACCAAGCAGGGCAATGCTGTGACCCTGGGAGACTACTATCAGGGCCGGAGGATCACAATCACAGGAA ATGCTGACCTGACCTTTGAGCAGACTGCCTGGGGGGACAGTGGTGTATATTACTGCTCCGTGGTCTCGGCCCAGGACCTCCAGGGGAACAACGAGGCCTATGCAGAGCTCATCGTCCTTG ACTGGCTCTTCGTGGTCGTGGTATGCTTGGCTGGCTTCCTCGTCTTCCTCCTCCTGGGCATCTGCTGGTGTCAGTGTTGTCCCCACACCTGCTGCTGCTACGTCAGGTGCCCCTGCTGTCCAGACAAGTGCTGCTGCCCCGAGGCCT TGTACGCCGCTGGCAAAGCAGCCACCTCAGGTGTCCCAAGTATCTATGCCCACAGCACCTATGCCCACCTCTCCCCTGCCAAGACTCCGCCCCCACCACCAGCCCTGATTCCCATGGGCCCTGTCTACAATGGGTACCCTGGAGACTTCGACAGGAACAGCTCAG TTGCCAACAGCTCCCAGGTACCCCTGCTTCGTGACACAGACAGCAGTGTGACCTCTG AAGTCCGTAGCGGCTACAGGATTCAGGCCAGCCAACAAGATGACTCCATGCGGGTCCTGTACTACATGGAGAAGGAACTTGCTAACTTTGACCCCTCTCGACCTGGGCCCCCCAATGGCCGCGTGGAGCGGG CCATGAGTGAAGTCACCTCCCTCCATGAGGACGACTGGCGATCCAAGCCTTCCAGAGGTCCTGCCCTCACCCCAATCCGGGATGAGGAGTGGGGTCGCCACTCCCCCCGGAGCCCTAGGAGATGGGAACAGGAGTCCCCCACAGAGCAGCCAGGGAGTGGCTGGGGTGCCGGGAGGCCCCGGGCCCGCTCTGTGGATGCTCTGGATGACCTCACCCGGCCGGGCTCTGCAGAGTCGGGGAGGAGGTCTCCCCCGAGTAGTGGGAGGAGAGGACGGGCCTATGCACCCCCCAGAAGCCGCAGCCGTGATGACCTCTATGACCCAGACGACTCAAGGGACTTTCCACACTCTAGAGATCCCCACTACAGTGATTCCAGGTCTAGGGACCGTCCTCATGCTGACCCCAGATCACGCTACCACCGATCCCGGGACCCTCGAGAGGATGGCTCCAGGTTTGGGGACCCCCAATATGATGGGCGGCTACTAGAAGAGGCCTTGAAGAAAAGGGGGCCCGGGGAGAGGAGGAGACCTtacagggaggaagaggaggaggaggaggaggaggcctaCTACCCTCCCGCGCCTCCCCCCTACTCCGAGACTGACTCCCAGGCCTCCAGGGAGCGGAGGCTTAAGAAG AACTTGGCCCTGAGTCGGGAAAGTTTAGTCGTCTGA
- the Lsr gene encoding lipolysis-stimulated lipoprotein receptor isoform X4, which yields MAAMAPAACANSWGPGFHPATLVFVWLLLSTCCIAPASTIQVTVSDPYHVVILFQPVTLPCTYQMTSTLTAPIVIWKYKSFCRDRIADAFSPASVDNQINAQLAAGNPGYNPYVECQDSVRTVRVVATKQGNAVTLGDYYQGRRITITGNADLTFEQTAWGDSGVYYCSVVSAQDLQGNNEAYAELIVLDWLFVVVVCLAGFLVFLLLGICWCQCCPHTCCCYVRCPCCPDKCCCPEALYAAGKAATSGVPSIYAHSTYAHLSPAKTPPPPPALIPMGPVYNGYPGDFDRNSSVANSSQVPLLRDTDSSVTSVRSGYRIQASQQDDSMRVLYYMEKELANFDPSRPGPPNGRVERAMSEVTSLHEDDWRSKPSRGPALTPIRDEEWGRHSPRSPRRWEQESPTEQPGSGWGAGRPRARSVDALDDLTRPGSAESGRRSPPSSGRRGRAYAPPRSRSRDDLYDPDDSRDFPHSRDPHYSDSRSRDRPHADPRSRYHRSRDPREDGSRFGDPQYDGRLLEEALKKRGPGERRRPYREEEEEEEEEAYYPPAPPPYSETDSQASRERRLKKNLALSRESLVV from the exons ATGGCCGCGATGGCGCCGGCGGCCTGTGCAAATTCCTGGGGGCCCGGCTTCCACCCGGCGACGCTTGTCTTCGTGTGGCTCCTTCTCAGCACCTGTTGCATAG CTCCTGCCAGCACCATCCAGGTGACCGTGTCAGACCCCTACCATGTGGTGATTCTGTTCCAGCCTGTGACCTTGCCCTGCACCTACCAGATGACTTCCACCCTCACGGCACCCATTGTAATCTGGAAGTACAAGTCTTTCTGCCGGGATCGCATCGCCGATGCCTTCTCCCCAGCCAGTGTGGACAACCAGATCAATGCCCAGCTGGCAGCTGGCAACCCTGGCTACAACCCCTATGTAGAGTGCCAGGACAGTGTGCGCACCGTAAGGGTGGTGGCCACCAAGCAGGGCAATGCTGTGACCCTGGGAGACTACTATCAGGGCCGGAGGATCACAATCACAGGAA ATGCTGACCTGACCTTTGAGCAGACTGCCTGGGGGGACAGTGGTGTATATTACTGCTCCGTGGTCTCGGCCCAGGACCTCCAGGGGAACAACGAGGCCTATGCAGAGCTCATCGTCCTTG ACTGGCTCTTCGTGGTCGTGGTATGCTTGGCTGGCTTCCTCGTCTTCCTCCTCCTGGGCATCTGCTGGTGTCAGTGTTGTCCCCACACCTGCTGCTGCTACGTCAGGTGCCCCTGCTGTCCAGACAAGTGCTGCTGCCCCGAGGCCT TGTACGCCGCTGGCAAAGCAGCCACCTCAGGTGTCCCAAGTATCTATGCCCACAGCACCTATGCCCACCTCTCCCCTGCCAAGACTCCGCCCCCACCACCAGCCCTGATTCCCATGGGCCCTGTCTACAATGGGTACCCTGGAGACTTCGACAGGAACAGCTCAG TTGCCAACAGCTCCCAGGTACCCCTGCTTCGTGACACAGACAGCAGTGTGACCTCTG TCCGTAGCGGCTACAGGATTCAGGCCAGCCAACAAGATGACTCCATGCGGGTCCTGTACTACATGGAGAAGGAACTTGCTAACTTTGACCCCTCTCGACCTGGGCCCCCCAATGGCCGCGTGGAGCGGG CCATGAGTGAAGTCACCTCCCTCCATGAGGACGACTGGCGATCCAAGCCTTCCAGAGGTCCTGCCCTCACCCCAATCCGGGATGAGGAGTGGGGTCGCCACTCCCCCCGGAGCCCTAGGAGATGGGAACAGGAGTCCCCCACAGAGCAGCCAGGGAGTGGCTGGGGTGCCGGGAGGCCCCGGGCCCGCTCTGTGGATGCTCTGGATGACCTCACCCGGCCGGGCTCTGCAGAGTCGGGGAGGAGGTCTCCCCCGAGTAGTGGGAGGAGAGGACGGGCCTATGCACCCCCCAGAAGCCGCAGCCGTGATGACCTCTATGACCCAGACGACTCAAGGGACTTTCCACACTCTAGAGATCCCCACTACAGTGATTCCAGGTCTAGGGACCGTCCTCATGCTGACCCCAGATCACGCTACCACCGATCCCGGGACCCTCGAGAGGATGGCTCCAGGTTTGGGGACCCCCAATATGATGGGCGGCTACTAGAAGAGGCCTTGAAGAAAAGGGGGCCCGGGGAGAGGAGGAGACCTtacagggaggaagaggaggaggaggaggaggaggcctaCTACCCTCCCGCGCCTCCCCCCTACTCCGAGACTGACTCCCAGGCCTCCAGGGAGCGGAGGCTTAAGAAG AACTTGGCCCTGAGTCGGGAAAGTTTAGTCGTCTGA
- the Lsr gene encoding lipolysis-stimulated lipoprotein receptor isoform X1 translates to MAAMAPAACANSWGPGFHPATLVFVWLLLSTCCIAPASTIQVTVSDPYHVVILFQPVTLPCTYQMTSTLTAPIVIWKYKSFCRDRIADAFSPASVDNQINAQLAAGNPGYNPYVECQDSVRTVRVVATKQGNAVTLGDYYQGRRITITGNADLTFEQTAWGDSGVYYCSVVSAQDLQGNNEAYAELIVLGRTSEVTELLPDFQAGPMEDWLFVVVVCLAGFLVFLLLGICWCQCCPHTCCCYVRCPCCPDKCCCPEALYAAGKAATSGVPSIYAHSTYAHLSPAKTPPPPPALIPMGPVYNGYPGDFDRNSSVANSSQVPLLRDTDSSVTSEVRSGYRIQASQQDDSMRVLYYMEKELANFDPSRPGPPNGRVERAMSEVTSLHEDDWRSKPSRGPALTPIRDEEWGRHSPRSPRRWEQESPTEQPGSGWGAGRPRARSVDALDDLTRPGSAESGRRSPPSSGRRGRAYAPPRSRSRDDLYDPDDSRDFPHSRDPHYSDSRSRDRPHADPRSRYHRSRDPREDGSRFGDPQYDGRLLEEALKKRGPGERRRPYREEEEEEEEEAYYPPAPPPYSETDSQASRERRLKKNLALSRESLVV, encoded by the exons ATGGCCGCGATGGCGCCGGCGGCCTGTGCAAATTCCTGGGGGCCCGGCTTCCACCCGGCGACGCTTGTCTTCGTGTGGCTCCTTCTCAGCACCTGTTGCATAG CTCCTGCCAGCACCATCCAGGTGACCGTGTCAGACCCCTACCATGTGGTGATTCTGTTCCAGCCTGTGACCTTGCCCTGCACCTACCAGATGACTTCCACCCTCACGGCACCCATTGTAATCTGGAAGTACAAGTCTTTCTGCCGGGATCGCATCGCCGATGCCTTCTCCCCAGCCAGTGTGGACAACCAGATCAATGCCCAGCTGGCAGCTGGCAACCCTGGCTACAACCCCTATGTAGAGTGCCAGGACAGTGTGCGCACCGTAAGGGTGGTGGCCACCAAGCAGGGCAATGCTGTGACCCTGGGAGACTACTATCAGGGCCGGAGGATCACAATCACAGGAA ATGCTGACCTGACCTTTGAGCAGACTGCCTGGGGGGACAGTGGTGTATATTACTGCTCCGTGGTCTCGGCCCAGGACCTCCAGGGGAACAACGAGGCCTATGCAGAGCTCATCGTCCTTG GCAGGACCTCAGAGGTGACTGAGCTCTTACCTGATTTTCAGGCGGGGCCCATGGAAG ACTGGCTCTTCGTGGTCGTGGTATGCTTGGCTGGCTTCCTCGTCTTCCTCCTCCTGGGCATCTGCTGGTGTCAGTGTTGTCCCCACACCTGCTGCTGCTACGTCAGGTGCCCCTGCTGTCCAGACAAGTGCTGCTGCCCCGAGGCCT TGTACGCCGCTGGCAAAGCAGCCACCTCAGGTGTCCCAAGTATCTATGCCCACAGCACCTATGCCCACCTCTCCCCTGCCAAGACTCCGCCCCCACCACCAGCCCTGATTCCCATGGGCCCTGTCTACAATGGGTACCCTGGAGACTTCGACAGGAACAGCTCAG TTGCCAACAGCTCCCAGGTACCCCTGCTTCGTGACACAGACAGCAGTGTGACCTCTG AAGTCCGTAGCGGCTACAGGATTCAGGCCAGCCAACAAGATGACTCCATGCGGGTCCTGTACTACATGGAGAAGGAACTTGCTAACTTTGACCCCTCTCGACCTGGGCCCCCCAATGGCCGCGTGGAGCGGG CCATGAGTGAAGTCACCTCCCTCCATGAGGACGACTGGCGATCCAAGCCTTCCAGAGGTCCTGCCCTCACCCCAATCCGGGATGAGGAGTGGGGTCGCCACTCCCCCCGGAGCCCTAGGAGATGGGAACAGGAGTCCCCCACAGAGCAGCCAGGGAGTGGCTGGGGTGCCGGGAGGCCCCGGGCCCGCTCTGTGGATGCTCTGGATGACCTCACCCGGCCGGGCTCTGCAGAGTCGGGGAGGAGGTCTCCCCCGAGTAGTGGGAGGAGAGGACGGGCCTATGCACCCCCCAGAAGCCGCAGCCGTGATGACCTCTATGACCCAGACGACTCAAGGGACTTTCCACACTCTAGAGATCCCCACTACAGTGATTCCAGGTCTAGGGACCGTCCTCATGCTGACCCCAGATCACGCTACCACCGATCCCGGGACCCTCGAGAGGATGGCTCCAGGTTTGGGGACCCCCAATATGATGGGCGGCTACTAGAAGAGGCCTTGAAGAAAAGGGGGCCCGGGGAGAGGAGGAGACCTtacagggaggaagaggaggaggaggaggaggaggcctaCTACCCTCCCGCGCCTCCCCCCTACTCCGAGACTGACTCCCAGGCCTCCAGGGAGCGGAGGCTTAAGAAG AACTTGGCCCTGAGTCGGGAAAGTTTAGTCGTCTGA